The following proteins come from a genomic window of Diorhabda carinulata isolate Delta chromosome X, icDioCari1.1, whole genome shotgun sequence:
- the LOC130900398 gene encoding protein phosphatase 1 regulatory subunit 3B isoform X1: MLVQMCSMDYEMLVSHSPPVFSHSPPTGFLKDYAALRLGADFPRATYTSSTCRSLHHSNSFNTLPKTSFKMPAYPKRPCLVIRATEESSSSSDEDPTSPTRLKKKVVFADDKGMSLTHVRVMTEPSHVPPLWSYRFLSNVTQGLNKETVGEIHNWEITFPQPASDYVAFRKRLDTENVSLENVIIKEAEDNILGTIKVRNLAFHKEVFVRCSSNEWRSHEDCFCTYVPNNMNTNINVLYDTFSFKIQLPVNAKKLEFCVCFKCEGKEYWDSNDSKNYTIVKKSSLNRSFSNDDIFKRKEQDTQASVRKCNDIVQAKMESWSEFASWTHLENNSPYW, translated from the exons atgttg GTTCAAATGTGTTCTATGGACTACGAAATGTTGGTGTCTCACAGTCCTCCAGTATTTAGCCACAGTCCACCAACTGGTTTTCTCAAAGACTACGCAGCTTTAAGATTAGGTGCAGATTTTCCTAGAGCAACTTACACTTCAAGTACTTGCAGATCCTTGCATCATTCAAATTCTTTCAATACTCTACCCAAAACTTCTTTCAAAATGCCTGCATACCCCAAAAGACCTTGCTTAGTAATAAGAGCCACTGAAGAATCATCGAGCTCTAGCGATGAAGATCCTACGAGTCCAACGAGATTGAAAAAAAAG GTGGTATTTGCTGACGATAAAGGTATGTCCCTAACTCATGTAAGGGTCATGACTGAACCGTCTCACGTCCCACCACTCTGGAGCTACAGATTCTTATCTAATGTTACTCAAGGACTGAATAAAGAAACCGTTGGAGAAATACATAATTGGGAGATAACTTTTCCACAGCCCGCTTCTGATTATGTGGCGTTTAGAAAAAGACTAGACACAGAAAACGTATCTCTGGAAAATGTTATCATTAAAGAAGCCGAGGATAACATATTGGGTACCATTAAAGTCAGGAATTTAGCATTTCACAAGGAAGTTTTTGTTAG GTGTTCATCAAACGAATGGAGGAGCCACGAAGACTGTTTCTGTACATATGTACCAAATAATATGAATACCAACATTAACGTGCTCTATGATACATTCTCTTTCAAAATTCAGCTTCCAGTTAATGCCAAAAAGCTTGAGTTCTGTGTTTGCTTTAAATGCGAAGGAAAAGAATATTGGGATAGCAACGATAGTAAAAACTATACCATAGTAAAGAAGTCATCACTAAATAGATCTTTCTCAAATgatgatattttcaaaagaaaagaaCAAGATACTCAG GCATCAGTACGAAAATGTAATGATATAGTACAAGCAAAAATGGAATCATGGTCGGAGTTTGCTAGTTGGACACATTTAGAAAATAACAGTCCATACTGGTAA
- the LOC130900398 gene encoding protein phosphatase 1 regulatory subunit 3B isoform X3, translating to MLVQMCSMDYEMLVSHSPPVFSHSPPTGFLKDYAALRLGADFPRATYTSSTCRSLHHSNSFNTLPKTSFKMPAYPKRPCLVIRATEESSSSSDEDPTSPTRLKKKVVFADDKGMSLTHVRVMTEPSHVPPLWSYRFLSNVTQGLNKETVGEIHNWEITFPQPASDYVAFRKRLDTENVSLENVIIKEAEDNILGTIKVRNLAFHKEVFVRCSSNEWRSHEDCFCTYVPNNMNTNINVLYDTFSFKIQLPVNAKKLEFCVCFKCEGKEYWDSNDSKNYTIVKKSSLNRSFSNDDIFKRKEQDTQGL from the exons atgttg GTTCAAATGTGTTCTATGGACTACGAAATGTTGGTGTCTCACAGTCCTCCAGTATTTAGCCACAGTCCACCAACTGGTTTTCTCAAAGACTACGCAGCTTTAAGATTAGGTGCAGATTTTCCTAGAGCAACTTACACTTCAAGTACTTGCAGATCCTTGCATCATTCAAATTCTTTCAATACTCTACCCAAAACTTCTTTCAAAATGCCTGCATACCCCAAAAGACCTTGCTTAGTAATAAGAGCCACTGAAGAATCATCGAGCTCTAGCGATGAAGATCCTACGAGTCCAACGAGATTGAAAAAAAAG GTGGTATTTGCTGACGATAAAGGTATGTCCCTAACTCATGTAAGGGTCATGACTGAACCGTCTCACGTCCCACCACTCTGGAGCTACAGATTCTTATCTAATGTTACTCAAGGACTGAATAAAGAAACCGTTGGAGAAATACATAATTGGGAGATAACTTTTCCACAGCCCGCTTCTGATTATGTGGCGTTTAGAAAAAGACTAGACACAGAAAACGTATCTCTGGAAAATGTTATCATTAAAGAAGCCGAGGATAACATATTGGGTACCATTAAAGTCAGGAATTTAGCATTTCACAAGGAAGTTTTTGTTAG GTGTTCATCAAACGAATGGAGGAGCCACGAAGACTGTTTCTGTACATATGTACCAAATAATATGAATACCAACATTAACGTGCTCTATGATACATTCTCTTTCAAAATTCAGCTTCCAGTTAATGCCAAAAAGCTTGAGTTCTGTGTTTGCTTTAAATGCGAAGGAAAAGAATATTGGGATAGCAACGATAGTAAAAACTATACCATAGTAAAGAAGTCATCACTAAATAGATCTTTCTCAAATgatgatattttcaaaagaaaagaaCAAGATACTCAG GGTCTCTAA
- the LOC130900398 gene encoding protein phosphatase 1 regulatory subunit 3B isoform X2 — protein MCSMDYEMLVSHSPPVFSHSPPTGFLKDYAALRLGADFPRATYTSSTCRSLHHSNSFNTLPKTSFKMPAYPKRPCLVIRATEESSSSSDEDPTSPTRLKKKVVFADDKGMSLTHVRVMTEPSHVPPLWSYRFLSNVTQGLNKETVGEIHNWEITFPQPASDYVAFRKRLDTENVSLENVIIKEAEDNILGTIKVRNLAFHKEVFVRCSSNEWRSHEDCFCTYVPNNMNTNINVLYDTFSFKIQLPVNAKKLEFCVCFKCEGKEYWDSNDSKNYTIVKKSSLNRSFSNDDIFKRKEQDTQASVRKCNDIVQAKMESWSEFASWTHLENNSPYW, from the exons ATGTGTTCTATGGACTACGAAATGTTGGTGTCTCACAGTCCTCCAGTATTTAGCCACAGTCCACCAACTGGTTTTCTCAAAGACTACGCAGCTTTAAGATTAGGTGCAGATTTTCCTAGAGCAACTTACACTTCAAGTACTTGCAGATCCTTGCATCATTCAAATTCTTTCAATACTCTACCCAAAACTTCTTTCAAAATGCCTGCATACCCCAAAAGACCTTGCTTAGTAATAAGAGCCACTGAAGAATCATCGAGCTCTAGCGATGAAGATCCTACGAGTCCAACGAGATTGAAAAAAAAG GTGGTATTTGCTGACGATAAAGGTATGTCCCTAACTCATGTAAGGGTCATGACTGAACCGTCTCACGTCCCACCACTCTGGAGCTACAGATTCTTATCTAATGTTACTCAAGGACTGAATAAAGAAACCGTTGGAGAAATACATAATTGGGAGATAACTTTTCCACAGCCCGCTTCTGATTATGTGGCGTTTAGAAAAAGACTAGACACAGAAAACGTATCTCTGGAAAATGTTATCATTAAAGAAGCCGAGGATAACATATTGGGTACCATTAAAGTCAGGAATTTAGCATTTCACAAGGAAGTTTTTGTTAG GTGTTCATCAAACGAATGGAGGAGCCACGAAGACTGTTTCTGTACATATGTACCAAATAATATGAATACCAACATTAACGTGCTCTATGATACATTCTCTTTCAAAATTCAGCTTCCAGTTAATGCCAAAAAGCTTGAGTTCTGTGTTTGCTTTAAATGCGAAGGAAAAGAATATTGGGATAGCAACGATAGTAAAAACTATACCATAGTAAAGAAGTCATCACTAAATAGATCTTTCTCAAATgatgatattttcaaaagaaaagaaCAAGATACTCAG GCATCAGTACGAAAATGTAATGATATAGTACAAGCAAAAATGGAATCATGGTCGGAGTTTGCTAGTTGGACACATTTAGAAAATAACAGTCCATACTGGTAA